One Aneurinibacillus migulanus genomic region harbors:
- a CDS encoding LolA family protein: protein MKKKMLATGILAAVTMISASLPSAFAAEAAVPKKQILPNKFYAESTATITKDDVTKIFKVKEWHFSHDKKFRLELTGDNDDVRYIVNDGKQITYYKKGSNIALVTSVKEGHSSLDKQISELFKGVKKLDDYTKKGEEIVDGKKVYHFTTEKAENKLNASNVWVDEETGLITKEIITYGKNNQAKVVYSEIQEKPQFEKSTFDLDLPDNVKIKEIDITNL from the coding sequence TTGAAAAAGAAAATGCTCGCTACAGGAATACTTGCTGCTGTCACGATGATATCCGCTTCACTGCCCTCCGCTTTCGCTGCTGAAGCTGCAGTGCCGAAAAAACAAATACTGCCGAACAAGTTCTATGCTGAGTCGACGGCTACGATTACAAAAGACGACGTAACAAAAATTTTCAAAGTGAAAGAATGGCACTTCTCTCACGATAAAAAATTCCGTCTTGAACTGACTGGTGATAATGATGATGTACGCTATATCGTTAATGATGGAAAACAAATTACATATTACAAGAAAGGTTCTAACATTGCCTTGGTTACCTCTGTCAAAGAAGGTCATTCTTCTCTGGACAAGCAAATTAGTGAACTGTTTAAGGGCGTAAAGAAGCTCGACGATTATACGAAAAAAGGGGAAGAAATAGTCGACGGTAAAAAAGTATACCACTTCACAACTGAAAAAGCGGAAAATAAACTAAACGCTTCCAATGTGTGGGTTGATGAAGAAACTGGACTTATCACTAAAGAAATCATCACCTATGGCAAGAATAATCAAGCTAAAGTTGTATACAGCGAAATCCAAGAAAAGCCACAATTCGAGAAATCTACTTTTGATTTAGATTTACCCGATAATGTAAAAATTAAAGAAATCGACATTACGAACTTGTAA
- the lysA gene encoding diaminopimelate decarboxylase: MYLTGTSRINSLGHLEIGGCDCVQLAEQYGTPLYIYDEWLIREKCRRYMRAFEKTEMPFKIAYASKALSIKAVCQIIHEEGLHLDVVSGGELYTALSAGFPSKRIHFHGNNKSEEEIEFALGSDIGCFVVDNFCELSMLDRLAKKHRKIVPILLRITPGIESGTHHYISTGRQDSKFGFDLDTNQAYEAVNRALNLSSIHLLGLHSHIGSQILDAKKFESTIAIMVKFLDTLRSSLSFTAEVLNVGGGFGIRYHVGDTPLSEEGYIQAIVSAVKEFFHNIDYPVPEIWVEPGRSIVGEAGTTLYTVGAIKEIPGICKYVSVDGGMTDNVRPALYQAKYEAIVANKAAHLNEETVDIAGKCCESGDILIKGIHVPKVQFGDLLAVFCTGAYGYSMASNYNRIPRPPIVFVKEGKSTIVVERETYRDLLAKEHTLHKHNV, translated from the coding sequence TTGTATCTGACTGGAACATCGCGTATTAATTCTTTGGGTCACTTAGAGATTGGGGGATGTGACTGCGTACAGCTAGCGGAGCAGTATGGTACGCCTTTATATATATATGATGAATGGCTCATCCGTGAAAAGTGTCGTCGGTATATGCGGGCTTTTGAAAAAACCGAAATGCCTTTTAAGATAGCGTATGCGAGCAAAGCTTTAAGTATCAAGGCTGTCTGTCAAATCATTCATGAGGAAGGTTTGCATTTAGATGTTGTTTCTGGCGGGGAACTTTATACGGCTCTTTCAGCCGGTTTTCCCTCCAAACGTATCCATTTTCACGGAAATAATAAATCCGAGGAAGAAATTGAATTTGCGTTAGGATCAGATATTGGATGTTTTGTGGTGGATAATTTTTGTGAATTATCTATGCTGGATCGCCTGGCGAAAAAACACCGGAAAATTGTCCCGATTCTCCTAAGGATTACACCAGGGATTGAATCGGGTACCCATCATTACATATCTACGGGTCGCCAGGATTCAAAATTTGGGTTTGATTTGGATACGAATCAAGCGTATGAAGCGGTGAATAGGGCGCTAAATCTATCGTCTATTCATTTGCTTGGCCTTCATTCACATATTGGTTCACAAATACTAGACGCAAAAAAATTTGAGTCTACGATAGCAATCATGGTCAAATTCCTGGATACGCTCCGTTCGTCACTCTCTTTTACTGCGGAAGTTCTTAATGTGGGAGGAGGATTCGGAATCCGGTATCATGTAGGAGACACGCCACTTTCGGAAGAAGGATACATTCAGGCGATCGTGTCTGCGGTAAAAGAATTCTTTCACAATATCGATTATCCAGTACCTGAAATTTGGGTTGAACCAGGGAGAAGCATTGTAGGAGAGGCTGGTACGACACTATATACAGTCGGAGCGATTAAAGAAATACCAGGGATTTGTAAATATGTTTCTGTAGATGGAGGGATGACAGATAATGTGCGTCCTGCCCTCTATCAAGCAAAATATGAAGCCATAGTAGCCAATAAAGCCGCTCATCTAAATGAGGAAACAGTAGATATAGCAGGGAAATGCTGCGAGTCAGGAGATATTTTAATAAAAGGTATACATGTTCCTAAAGTGCAATTCGGCGATTTATTAGCTGTATTTTGCACGGGTGCTTACGGTTATTCGATGGCAAGTAATTATAACCGAATTCCACGTCCTCCTATTGTATTTGTTAAAGAGGGAAAATCAACGATTGTTGTGGAAAGAGAGACATATCGGGATTTGTTGGCAAAAGAGCATACACTCCATAAGCACAACGTTTGA
- a CDS encoding amino acid ABC transporter ATP-binding protein: protein MIEVKNVNKSFGNLHVLKDCSIEVAKSEVVVLIGASGSGKSTLLRCLNFLEIIDGGTITISGKKIDPKKENVNHIREQVGMVFQHFNLFPHMTVLENIIEAPIHVKKVNKKQAIEHARQLLIKVGLLDKENAYPDQLSGGQKQRVAIARALAMKPDIMLFDEPTSALDPELVGEVLSVMKDLAMEGMTMVVVTHEMGFAREMADRVVVMHNGNIIEEGPPDQIFQQPSHERTQRFLSKVL, encoded by the coding sequence ATGATTGAAGTAAAGAATGTAAATAAATCCTTCGGCAATCTGCATGTACTAAAAGACTGCAGTATAGAGGTGGCAAAAAGTGAGGTAGTGGTTCTCATAGGCGCCAGTGGTTCGGGAAAAAGCACGCTTCTCAGATGTCTGAATTTTTTGGAAATTATTGATGGTGGCACCATTACTATTTCCGGCAAAAAAATTGATCCGAAAAAAGAAAATGTAAACCATATTCGTGAACAAGTAGGGATGGTTTTTCAACATTTTAATTTATTTCCTCATATGACGGTTCTTGAAAATATTATTGAAGCCCCGATCCATGTGAAGAAAGTCAATAAAAAACAGGCGATTGAACACGCCCGGCAACTTCTCATAAAAGTTGGATTGCTTGATAAAGAAAATGCATATCCTGATCAATTATCAGGAGGACAAAAGCAAAGGGTAGCAATTGCTAGAGCGTTGGCCATGAAACCAGATATTATGTTGTTTGATGAACCGACATCAGCATTAGATCCCGAATTGGTTGGAGAGGTATTGTCCGTCATGAAGGATTTAGCTATGGAAGGAATGACGATGGTGGTAGTTACACATGAAATGGGGTTTGCCCGAGAGATGGCTGACCGTGTTGTTGTTATGCACAATGGAAATATCATTGAAGAGGGGCCGCCAGATCAAATATTTCAGCAGCCTTCCCATGAAAGAACACAACGTTTTTTAAGCAAAGTTTTGTAA
- a CDS encoding amino acid ABC transporter permease gives MEPFLQLLSETWFGFLKAAWFTVQMTATSLVIAIIIGLAFAFFRISHSKILVGIAKVYIIVIRGTPLILQIMVLYFGITKIIMLSDFWAGSLALAIHNGAYIAEIFRGTIQSIDKGQMEAARSLGMKYSLAMRRIIMPQAFKRAIPPLGNQFIIGLKDSSLVGLIGYNELYLASQSTAARTFLQFEAYSIAGLYYLILVLFFTFILYKVERRLDVGKGAVSS, from the coding sequence ATGGAGCCATTTTTACAATTGCTTTCAGAAACATGGTTCGGCTTTTTAAAGGCGGCTTGGTTTACTGTTCAGATGACAGCAACCTCTCTGGTCATTGCCATTATAATTGGCTTAGCTTTTGCTTTTTTCCGCATTTCCCACTCTAAAATTCTGGTAGGTATAGCAAAGGTTTACATTATTGTGATTCGTGGAACCCCACTGATTCTACAAATTATGGTTCTTTACTTTGGAATTACAAAAATTATCATGTTAAGTGACTTTTGGGCTGGATCATTAGCGCTTGCGATTCATAATGGAGCTTATATTGCAGAAATATTCCGTGGCACCATCCAATCGATCGATAAGGGACAGATGGAAGCGGCACGCTCACTCGGTATGAAGTATTCTTTAGCCATGCGAAGAATCATTATGCCCCAGGCATTTAAGAGAGCGATCCCTCCATTGGGAAATCAGTTTATTATCGGTCTAAAAGATTCTTCGCTCGTAGGATTAATCGGCTATAATGAACTGTACTTAGCCTCTCAATCTACAGCGGCCCGAACCTTCCTACAGTTTGAGGCTTATAGCATTGCAGGTCTCTATTATTTGATATTAGTTCTTTTCTTTACATTTATTCTTTATAAAGTAGAACGTCGACTAGATGTAGGGAAAGGGGCCGTAAGTTCATGA
- a CDS encoding ABC transporter substrate-binding protein, producing the protein MKKLSMGIGLLLFLSMFLFGCSSMIDTTSKSDSEHSNKYKTITEGKLTFALSGMAKPYNYTDQNNTLIGFDVDIANEVAKRLGLQPVPVQTTWGSILQGLKAGKYDAIIGGMSITEERAKQVDFSQPYFLSQAVIFVNENNSSGIKGKEDLQGKVVGVVTASTYKDFAQELVGPNGKVREYETDIFALQELKNEGRVDAVITDLGVGQHAIQESNIPVKAVGQPVYVDKCGIPVQKGNKELVEAINKALEEMRADGTYLEISKKWFNKDMLATSN; encoded by the coding sequence ATGAAGAAGCTGTCAATGGGAATAGGGCTACTCTTGTTTTTGTCCATGTTTTTATTTGGGTGTAGTTCGATGATAGATACAACTTCGAAAAGTGATTCTGAACATTCTAATAAATACAAAACGATAACAGAAGGAAAACTAACGTTTGCGCTGAGTGGAATGGCGAAGCCTTATAATTATACGGACCAAAATAACACTCTGATTGGATTTGATGTGGATATTGCAAATGAGGTAGCCAAGAGACTTGGGCTGCAACCCGTACCGGTTCAGACTACATGGGGTTCGATTCTACAAGGGCTTAAGGCAGGGAAATATGATGCAATCATTGGTGGAATGTCTATTACTGAAGAGCGTGCGAAGCAAGTTGACTTCTCGCAACCATATTTCCTCTCTCAAGCGGTTATATTCGTAAATGAAAACAATTCATCCGGTATAAAGGGGAAAGAGGATTTACAAGGAAAAGTAGTTGGAGTCGTTACTGCTTCTACGTACAAAGATTTTGCTCAGGAACTGGTAGGTCCGAACGGAAAAGTAAGGGAATATGAAACCGATATTTTTGCACTGCAAGAGTTGAAAAATGAAGGACGGGTCGACGCTGTCATTACAGACCTCGGTGTAGGACAGCATGCGATTCAGGAAAGCAATATTCCTGTGAAAGCAGTAGGGCAACCAGTATACGTAGATAAATGCGGAATCCCTGTACAAAAAGGAAACAAGGAATTAGTAGAAGCGATAAATAAGGCGCTGGAGGAAATGAGAGCGGATGGAACATATTTGGAGATTAGTAAGAAATGGTTTAATAAGGACATGTTAGCTACTTCGAACTAA
- a CDS encoding serine hydrolase: protein MKQLDAYISRLIEETCGTWGIVIEDLDEDKRWEWNTQESFLAESIIKVPVMAAAFAAVEKKQFHLHDYVCLKKEDMVGGTGVLQHLTPGVQLTIYDLITLMIIQSDNTATNIVIDLVGMECIQETLEELGMEKSQFHRKMMIYPVHIESKNVITADDASTLLKKLATGTFRSRHACEQMIQILKKQQICNGLSSMLPSHQANLIGSPPGWEFASKSGWDDDRQHDIGILYTGQRTFTISALSKGGNSLQAKQALGKIGLVVFEYAISKK, encoded by the coding sequence ATGAAGCAATTAGATGCTTACATTTCACGACTTATAGAGGAGACCTGCGGAACATGGGGGATTGTGATTGAAGATTTGGATGAGGATAAGCGATGGGAATGGAATACACAGGAGTCTTTTCTTGCTGAAAGCATCATAAAAGTTCCCGTTATGGCTGCTGCCTTTGCAGCTGTAGAAAAAAAGCAGTTTCACTTACATGATTATGTATGTTTGAAGAAAGAAGACATGGTGGGCGGAACAGGGGTTCTTCAGCATCTAACTCCAGGGGTTCAGTTAACTATATATGATTTAATTACTTTAATGATTATACAAAGTGATAACACAGCAACTAACATAGTAATTGATCTTGTAGGAATGGAATGTATTCAGGAAACTCTGGAAGAGTTAGGAATGGAAAAAAGCCAGTTTCATCGCAAAATGATGATTTACCCTGTTCACATAGAAAGTAAGAACGTAATAACAGCCGATGATGCATCTACTTTATTGAAAAAGCTTGCCACAGGAACATTTCGTTCACGGCATGCTTGTGAACAGATGATTCAAATTCTAAAAAAGCAGCAAATCTGCAATGGCTTATCATCTATGTTGCCTTCACATCAAGCCAATCTAATCGGAAGCCCCCCTGGATGGGAGTTTGCAAGCAAATCAGGATGGGATGATGATAGGCAGCATGATATAGGGATTTTATATACAGGACAAAGAACATTTACAATATCAGCTTTGTCAAAGGGAGGGAATTCTTTACAAGCTAAACAAGCATTGGGAAAAATTGGTTTGGTAGTTTTTGAGTATGCAATTTCAAAAAAATAG
- a CDS encoding N-acyl-D-amino-acid deacylase family protein, with protein MTVFDFVIRNGMVCDGSGNPWTRLDIGVSNGRIRRIKKGIEEKGRYEIDAGGLVVSPGFIDPHSHSDLWCMKPQVHYIRALQGITTEVFGQDGISVAPISESTKPLWQKQLKGLNGDIGSWPWNTVEEYLGYLDQMKMVGNATYLIPHGAVRTLVMGFEGRAAKVDEIRLMGELVEEGMKQGAFGVSSGIQYPPCVYADKEELSEICKSAAKYDGCFMVHIRNESNQSLEALDEVIDVARMSGVRLHVSHFKVCGNVNRDKFSVALEKLDAARAEGVEVTFDQYPYTAASTVFHAVLPPWMHDGGTEDMLARLQNPQTREKIKWDMANNGEYDNTVKNNGWENIVIASVASEKNREIQGKSVAEIAKLWGKSPDDTAMDLLIEEEAAITMIIHWGEDEDVIKAMQHPLQMVGSDGVFGGKPHPRLYGSFPRVLGHYAREKKVFPIWEAVRRMTHAPAQLLRLPDRGLIREGYQADIVVFNPNTVLDRATYHEPLQECVGIEHVLVNGAWVVKDGCFTGATAGKVIRRQLT; from the coding sequence ATGACAGTGTTTGACTTTGTGATTCGAAATGGCATGGTATGTGATGGAAGTGGGAATCCGTGGACAAGGTTAGATATTGGCGTTTCTAATGGAAGAATAAGAAGGATAAAAAAAGGGATCGAGGAGAAAGGAAGATATGAAATAGATGCTGGCGGATTAGTAGTTTCCCCGGGCTTTATTGATCCGCATTCCCATTCTGACTTATGGTGCATGAAACCGCAGGTGCATTATATTCGTGCTTTACAGGGCATTACAACAGAGGTATTTGGACAAGACGGTATATCCGTTGCTCCTATTTCTGAGAGTACAAAACCGTTATGGCAAAAACAGTTGAAAGGATTAAATGGTGATATAGGAAGCTGGCCATGGAATACGGTGGAGGAATATTTAGGCTATCTGGATCAGATGAAAATGGTGGGAAATGCTACATATCTTATTCCGCATGGAGCCGTCCGAACGCTCGTAATGGGATTTGAGGGACGCGCGGCAAAGGTCGATGAAATACGTCTGATGGGAGAACTTGTTGAGGAAGGGATGAAGCAAGGAGCATTTGGAGTTTCCTCCGGCATTCAATATCCGCCTTGTGTGTATGCCGATAAAGAGGAATTAAGTGAAATTTGTAAAAGTGCAGCCAAGTATGATGGTTGTTTTATGGTACATATCCGAAATGAAAGTAATCAATCACTTGAAGCGTTAGATGAAGTGATTGATGTGGCACGAATGTCAGGAGTGCGACTCCATGTCTCCCACTTTAAAGTTTGTGGGAATGTGAACCGTGATAAGTTTTCGGTAGCACTAGAAAAATTGGATGCTGCACGTGCAGAGGGAGTTGAAGTAACGTTTGATCAATATCCTTATACGGCCGCTTCTACCGTTTTTCATGCTGTTCTTCCACCATGGATGCACGATGGAGGAACGGAAGACATGTTAGCACGACTCCAAAATCCCCAAACACGTGAAAAGATTAAATGGGACATGGCGAATAATGGAGAGTACGATAACACAGTAAAAAATAATGGATGGGAAAATATCGTTATCGCCTCCGTAGCATCAGAAAAAAACCGGGAAATTCAGGGGAAAAGTGTGGCGGAAATTGCCAAGTTATGGGGGAAAAGTCCTGACGATACAGCAATGGATTTATTAATTGAAGAAGAGGCAGCTATCACTATGATCATCCATTGGGGGGAAGACGAAGACGTAATTAAGGCAATGCAACACCCTTTACAAATGGTTGGCTCGGATGGCGTATTTGGAGGGAAACCACATCCTCGCCTATATGGTTCTTTTCCAAGGGTATTAGGGCATTATGCAAGAGAGAAAAAGGTGTTTCCTATTTGGGAAGCTGTCCGAAGAATGACCCATGCGCCAGCCCAGCTTTTGCGTTTGCCAGACAGGGGGCTGATTCGTGAAGGATATCAAGCGGACATTGTTGTTTTTAACCCGAATACTGTTTTGGATCGAGCGACTTATCATGAGCCTTTACAAGAGTGCGTTGGCATTGAGCATGTTTTGGTTAATGGAGCTTGGGTCGTGAAAGATGGGTGCTTTACAGGCGCTACAGCAGGAAAGGTCATACGTAGACAGTTAACCTAA
- a CDS encoding WG repeat-containing protein: MDASIMALVRRYLPPGAKLSVVAEPYRKAAVCVADMDGDGIPEIIAGYKWEGQPYVMIIKHYNHTWYKAATIKGPGYDITYLNTALVTGDKAMDLLIGWQTGAIWSELNIFTYTDEVLNKVVGGVYYSRIEVEDMPGKNGKDGKAEIALWQHDTGEAYRVDVYRWEDGKLISAPDVYPYYFKKVAAYYEERVKEEPQAAFYWYYLADAWLKAGMPRRALQAVDAALALHSSYPSEKELLALKEQALSKSRMRNVSLYPARIKEVGGTKWGYINSMGNFIIPPEYSYAYPFQENKLAIVEKEEGSGIINEAGKFIVRPKYDFIQPFSEGLAIVQDKSGSRVIDQQGREITAKPYAYISSFQEGRAVFQNQRMQYGYLDVEGREVIPAIYTYANDFQGGYAVVKVKEGEYALLNKKGGIEERYPYAFVGTLGDGLLAFQETEQGKYGFINKSGQVVLPPSYTGVQPFQKGRAIVNVAEDYHNRYGVIDKAGTFIIKPQYNDIEELGEERFAVGIPVDEDKPFVGSKYAIYDTNGNQLTNFIYRGVLPYKEGLASAYDDTNTFFINTSGRRASGWPVVAGMGTLSLEGEVIKANVDQRISYLNKAGETVWRENTVIPLGGTYEVQEKKYKPNKDYLVYYPQVSGITDKNIQASVNAQLKKLSEVKDIPADIQLDYNYFGDFDGPFFRKHLLVLKLAAYNYPFGAAHGMPTEIYPHVDIVSGRFYELKDLFRRDVDYVAVLSAIIEKQIKTNEKYSYVWLDQYKGIKPDQPFYVDSDALYIYFYPYEIAPYAAGFPTFRIPYSEIMDIIDTGGAFWQSYH; encoded by the coding sequence ATGGACGCTAGCATCATGGCTTTAGTGAGGAGGTATCTACCTCCAGGCGCCAAGCTAAGTGTAGTAGCGGAACCTTACCGAAAAGCGGCTGTTTGTGTAGCTGATATGGATGGCGATGGTATTCCAGAAATTATAGCAGGGTATAAATGGGAAGGTCAGCCATATGTAATGATTATAAAACATTACAATCATACCTGGTATAAAGCAGCAACAATAAAAGGACCAGGCTATGATATTACGTACTTAAATACAGCTCTGGTAACAGGTGATAAAGCTATGGATTTGCTCATCGGTTGGCAGACAGGAGCAATCTGGTCCGAGCTCAACATTTTTACGTATACGGACGAAGTGCTCAACAAAGTAGTCGGCGGGGTGTATTATAGTCGGATTGAAGTGGAGGATATGCCCGGAAAGAATGGGAAGGATGGAAAAGCTGAAATCGCGTTATGGCAGCACGATACAGGAGAAGCGTATCGGGTAGATGTCTACCGTTGGGAAGACGGAAAGCTGATCTCGGCACCTGATGTATATCCATACTATTTTAAGAAGGTTGCCGCTTATTATGAAGAAAGAGTAAAAGAAGAGCCGCAGGCGGCATTTTATTGGTATTACCTCGCCGATGCGTGGCTTAAGGCAGGTATGCCAAGGCGGGCCTTGCAAGCTGTTGATGCTGCTCTTGCCCTGCATTCTTCCTATCCTTCAGAAAAAGAACTGCTTGCTTTAAAAGAACAAGCACTATCAAAAAGCAGGATGAGGAACGTGTCATTGTATCCGGCTCGAATTAAGGAAGTCGGAGGGACGAAGTGGGGGTACATCAATTCCATGGGAAATTTTATTATCCCACCGGAATATAGCTATGCCTACCCTTTTCAAGAGAATAAGCTGGCTATCGTAGAGAAGGAAGAAGGTTCCGGGATAATTAATGAAGCAGGGAAATTTATTGTAAGGCCGAAATATGACTTCATTCAGCCGTTCTCCGAAGGGCTGGCCATCGTACAGGATAAATCTGGATCAAGGGTAATCGATCAGCAGGGTCGGGAAATTACCGCCAAGCCGTATGCATATATCTCTTCATTTCAGGAAGGAAGAGCCGTATTTCAAAATCAGAGGATGCAATACGGCTATTTGGATGTGGAGGGACGGGAGGTTATTCCGGCAATCTATACGTATGCGAATGATTTCCAAGGAGGATATGCCGTTGTAAAAGTAAAAGAGGGTGAGTATGCCTTACTTAATAAAAAAGGGGGGATCGAAGAACGCTATCCGTATGCTTTTGTTGGCACTCTAGGAGACGGACTATTGGCATTTCAAGAAACGGAGCAAGGAAAGTACGGTTTTATCAATAAAAGCGGCCAGGTTGTGCTTCCTCCTAGCTATACGGGGGTACAGCCCTTTCAGAAAGGAAGAGCGATTGTAAATGTTGCGGAAGATTACCATAACCGGTATGGTGTGATCGATAAAGCGGGTACGTTTATCATCAAGCCGCAATACAACGATATCGAAGAGTTAGGCGAGGAACGGTTTGCTGTCGGCATACCAGTAGATGAGGATAAACCGTTTGTTGGCTCAAAGTATGCTATTTACGACACGAATGGAAATCAGCTTACCAACTTTATATATAGAGGTGTTCTGCCTTATAAAGAAGGGCTAGCCTCTGCCTATGATGATACCAATACATTTTTTATAAATACGAGCGGGCGGAGGGCAAGCGGGTGGCCAGTTGTCGCCGGTATGGGAACATTGTCTCTGGAAGGAGAAGTGATTAAGGCGAACGTTGATCAGAGGATTTCGTATTTGAATAAAGCGGGAGAGACGGTATGGAGAGAGAATACGGTAATCCCTCTAGGAGGAACGTACGAGGTACAGGAGAAAAAATACAAACCGAATAAGGACTATCTCGTCTATTATCCACAAGTATCGGGAATAACGGATAAAAACATTCAGGCATCTGTCAATGCGCAGCTGAAGAAGCTGTCAGAGGTAAAGGATATTCCCGCTGACATACAGCTTGATTATAATTATTTCGGCGATTTTGACGGTCCATTTTTTAGGAAGCATTTACTTGTGCTCAAGCTTGCTGCTTACAATTATCCATTCGGCGCAGCTCATGGCATGCCAACGGAAATCTATCCTCACGTCGATATAGTGAGCGGCCGGTTTTACGAGCTGAAAGATTTGTTCAGAAGAGACGTTGATTATGTAGCGGTACTAAGTGCTATTATTGAAAAACAAATTAAGACGAACGAGAAATATTCCTATGTATGGCTAGATCAGTATAAGGGAATCAAGCCTGATCAGCCTTTCTATGTGGATAGTGATGCACTGTACATTTATTTCTATCCGTATGAAATCGCTCCCTATGCGGCCGGATTTCCAACCTTCCGTATTCCATATAGCGAAATTATGGATATTATTGATACAGGGGGAGCCTTTTGGCAGTCTTACCATTAA
- a CDS encoding YbfB/YjiJ family MFS transporter: MGHKMHIKNPIIPLVGGIISLMVAMGIGRFAYTPILPIMQGHVHFSEAMAGYLASYNYLGYLLGALSASMLAWRKGKSFYVKVYLLISILTTILMGTTENFMYWSGLRLISGFSSGVVFVFVASIVLDSLEQRGRTMWSGFFYSGVGIGIFLTGLIVPILNDFWGWEWTWVGLGFIAMFIGIFPVVFMREVPSLVRTEQLATRIDGSTGKKGLLIGLIASYGCEGMGYIVSGTFLVAMVEGIPGLGTLSALSWAFVGVAAAPSCWIWAVIAKKYSNIVALYAAYVAQMIGVILPVIFPSTVGVLTGALLFGATFMGITMLTISEARNIFPQHSSKIIGYLTVSYGIGQIMGPIIAGVLTTRTGNYNGALLFASITLLSGMLFLSAAYIKRVLQRKPE; the protein is encoded by the coding sequence ATGGGACATAAAATGCATATAAAGAATCCAATTATCCCCCTTGTAGGAGGCATTATTTCGCTTATGGTTGCGATGGGGATTGGCAGGTTTGCTTACACCCCTATTTTACCTATTATGCAGGGTCACGTTCACTTTTCGGAAGCAATGGCTGGCTACCTTGCATCATATAATTACCTAGGATATCTTCTTGGTGCTTTGTCTGCCAGTATGCTTGCGTGGCGTAAAGGAAAATCGTTTTATGTAAAGGTATATTTACTTATAAGCATCTTGACGACAATTCTTATGGGAACAACAGAGAACTTCATGTATTGGTCTGGTTTACGATTGATATCCGGCTTTAGCAGTGGAGTTGTATTTGTGTTTGTCGCTAGTATTGTTTTGGATTCTTTAGAGCAACGAGGCCGTACAATGTGGTCAGGTTTTTTTTATAGCGGTGTAGGAATCGGTATTTTTTTAACCGGATTGATTGTACCAATTCTAAATGATTTTTGGGGATGGGAATGGACCTGGGTAGGTTTGGGTTTTATAGCGATGTTCATTGGTATTTTTCCGGTGGTATTTATGCGGGAAGTTCCTAGTTTAGTGAGAACGGAGCAGTTAGCGACGCGGATTGATGGTTCTACAGGAAAAAAGGGCTTGTTGATAGGGCTGATTGCCTCATACGGGTGCGAAGGAATGGGCTATATTGTGAGCGGTACATTTTTGGTAGCTATGGTAGAGGGAATTCCTGGTTTAGGTACTCTTTCCGCTCTGAGCTGGGCTTTTGTAGGCGTAGCTGCTGCGCCTTCCTGTTGGATATGGGCAGTCATTGCCAAAAAATACAGCAATATAGTAGCATTGTATGCCGCTTACGTTGCCCAAATGATTGGGGTTATATTACCTGTCATATTTCCGAGTACAGTAGGAGTGTTAACGGGTGCTCTTTTATTTGGAGCGACATTTATGGGCATCACCATGTTAACGATATCGGAAGCGCGGAATATTTTCCCGCAACACAGCAGTAAAATTATTGGTTATTTAACAGTTTCCTATGGAATTGGGCAAATTATGGGACCTATAATAGCTGGCGTGCTAACGACAAGAACAGGGAATTACAACGGAGCTCTTCTCTTTGCATCTATTACCCTGCTAAGCGGAATGCTTTTTTTGTCAGCAGCATATATAAAAAGAGTATTGCAACGGAAACCGGAATGA